The following are encoded together in the Oceanobacillus zhaokaii genome:
- a CDS encoding erythromycin esterase family protein: MLSFPFINRKYNDYTNWVKDQSYGINDLATSNLGDFSFLEEVISEKRIVWLGENGHGIREHNLLKNKVIHYLYHKMEFKLIAFESGLTECYTSNYVKDELSVDQLLDKSIFSLWKTEETYPLFELIKDNRELNLIGFDFQPSTKQSLLTSFLDKINIDFPLEFKSSIQNMEEKTANWYDRMGKYKARRKRVPKDILQEYKLFQKEQNEQIDRLHLILNDIKKDFFNKALDVPYKFIKKVLDNKRHFLNHFTDNERDYSKFRDQVMAANLEWICNELYPDEKIIIWAHNAHIYKNYQTITKYRPMGSLISKALMDDSYYIGLFMYEGEAALINRTVYKIGKPPKKSLEDYMNHTDSSISFLDFSNVVSQPFNKWIFEKTLILEHGTMQKLITPAEQFDGIFFVKEVSPPHYI, encoded by the coding sequence ATGTTAAGCTTTCCATTTATCAATAGAAAGTATAACGATTATACCAATTGGGTCAAAGATCAGTCTTATGGAATCAATGATTTGGCAACAAGTAATTTGGGAGATTTCTCATTCTTAGAAGAAGTGATTAGTGAAAAAAGAATCGTTTGGTTAGGCGAAAATGGACATGGAATTAGAGAGCATAACCTGCTTAAAAATAAAGTCATTCACTATCTCTATCATAAAATGGAATTTAAATTGATAGCATTCGAAAGCGGGTTGACGGAATGTTATACCTCTAACTATGTTAAAGATGAACTTTCAGTGGATCAATTATTGGACAAATCCATTTTTTCATTGTGGAAAACAGAAGAAACATATCCATTATTTGAGTTAATAAAAGATAACAGGGAGTTGAATCTTATAGGTTTTGATTTTCAGCCCTCCACGAAACAGAGTTTGTTGACGAGCTTTTTGGATAAGATAAATATTGATTTCCCGCTGGAATTCAAAAGCAGTATACAAAATATGGAAGAAAAAACAGCCAATTGGTATGACCGTATGGGCAAATATAAAGCAAGAAGAAAAAGAGTGCCCAAAGATATTTTACAAGAATATAAATTATTTCAAAAAGAGCAAAATGAGCAGATAGATCGATTACACCTTATACTGAATGATATTAAAAAGGATTTTTTTAATAAAGCTTTGGACGTGCCCTATAAATTCATTAAGAAAGTATTGGACAATAAACGCCATTTTTTAAATCACTTTACTGATAACGAAAGAGATTACTCCAAATTCCGAGATCAAGTAATGGCAGCTAACTTAGAATGGATTTGTAATGAATTATATCCCGATGAAAAGATAATCATTTGGGCTCACAATGCTCATATTTATAAAAATTACCAAACAATTACGAAGTACAGACCAATGGGGTCATTAATAAGCAAAGCGTTGATGGATGACTCCTATTACATTGGACTTTTTATGTATGAAGGAGAGGCTGCTTTGATTAATCGAACAGTCTATAAAATTGGCAAACCTCCGAAAAAGAGTTTAGAGGATTATATGAATCATACCGATTCATCGATTTCGTTTCTGGATTTCTCAAATGTCGTATCACAACCATTCAATAAGTGGATATTTGAAAAAACGCTAATATTGGAGCATGGAACGATGCAAAAATTGATAACACCAGCAGAGCAATTTGATGGGATTTTTTTTGTGAAGGAGGTTTCGCCACCTCATTATATCTAG